One window of the Anaeromyxobacter dehalogenans 2CP-C genome contains the following:
- the hflC gene encoding protease modulator HflC — MSRTPVAVAVLALLCVLVASASAYTLGENEQAVITRFGEPRGEPISEPGLHFKLPFADTVNRFDKRWLDWRGDPNQIPTKDKKYIWVDTFGRWRIVDPLRFFQRLRDERNAQSRLDDIIDGETRNAIASFALIEAVRTTDRSFEDDEYSAELGGAEALEDVKVGRDRLTRQIRDRAAEVVKEFGVELVDVQIRRINYVNEVQVKVFDRMISERRRIAERSRSEGMGRAAEIRGQRERDLKAIRSEAYRKAQEVSGKADAEATRIYAAAFGRDPEFFQFLRTLEAYPRTMDGSTSLFLGTDSEFYRYLRSSKKQ, encoded by the coding sequence ATGAGCCGAACGCCCGTCGCGGTGGCCGTCCTCGCGCTCCTCTGCGTCCTCGTCGCGAGCGCGAGCGCGTACACCCTCGGCGAGAACGAGCAGGCGGTCATCACGCGCTTCGGCGAGCCGCGCGGCGAGCCCATCAGCGAGCCCGGCCTGCACTTCAAGCTCCCGTTCGCCGACACCGTGAACCGGTTCGACAAGCGGTGGCTGGACTGGCGGGGAGATCCGAACCAGATCCCGACCAAGGACAAGAAGTACATCTGGGTGGACACGTTCGGCCGGTGGCGCATCGTGGACCCGCTGCGCTTCTTCCAGCGGCTCCGGGACGAGCGCAACGCGCAGTCGCGGCTCGACGACATCATCGACGGCGAGACGCGCAACGCCATCGCCTCCTTCGCGCTGATCGAGGCCGTGCGCACCACCGATCGCTCGTTCGAGGACGACGAGTACTCCGCCGAGCTCGGCGGCGCCGAGGCGCTCGAGGACGTGAAGGTCGGGCGCGACCGGCTCACCCGCCAGATCCGCGACCGCGCCGCCGAGGTGGTGAAGGAGTTCGGCGTCGAGCTGGTGGACGTGCAGATCCGCCGGATCAACTACGTGAACGAGGTGCAGGTGAAGGTGTTCGACCGGATGATCTCCGAGCGGCGCCGCATCGCCGAGCGCTCGCGCTCGGAGGGCATGGGCCGGGCGGCCGAGATCCGGGGCCAGCGCGAGCGCGATCTGAAGGCGATCCGCTCCGAGGCGTACCGGAAGGCCCAGGAGGTCTCCGGCAAGGCCGACGCGGAGGCGACCCGCATCTACGCGGCGGCGTTCGGCCGCGACCCCGAGTTCTTCCAGTTCCTCCGGACGCTCGAGGCGTACCCGCGCACGATGGACGGCTCCACCTCGCTCTTCCTCGGCACCGACTCCGAGTTCTACCGGTACCTCCGCAGCTCGAAGAAGCAGTGA
- a CDS encoding CARDB domain-containing protein, translating to MRSPGCVLALAGAVLFCAPSTERNEATRQPAAPLVMVNGYLIDVAGGREPAVPAELEPAVSPGRDAQAGARITAQSAVSVGPVTRASAGSPRPTPGAGRAKWIVQLSGPVRETHKAELAAAGARLGDYLPEFAFVASMDEATRAKVAMLPFVRGAVKLKPVYKMARQLADTSGAIELEPGRSVRLLVRVDDHDGLAPLVSLVRERKGKMLHVARDAASIEILDADIASLAHLEEVLWVEPALPAYVLNDTSRWTIQTYGPSDTSISDRGLDGRGQIVAIGDTGLDHDACWFRDPIGAAAGPMHRKVAAYLTVGGDDYDGNLGHGTHVAGTVAGDQTPITGGAAANGMAPGARVVVTDLFLGENNWFSPPADLAEIFTTPYALGARIHTNSWGSSSNAYDALARSADRFMWEHPDFLVLFANGNAGPDVGSVGAPATAKNVVSVGATGNGLAAEDVASFSSHGPAADGRTKPTLTAPGVGIVSADSDGTPASNNCSTVAFSGTSMATPAAAGAAALVRQYFEGGFWPSGLGSPADARSPSAALVKATLVNSAQNVAGENGNGPIPSTGQGWGRINLSNALRFAADAAYLDVVEVAAGLETGGSFTRQVFSTGAQPLKLTLVWTDAPGSQLADRSLVNDLDLAVTVPGGATTYLGNVFALGESVAGGAPDRLNVEEQVLLAAPTVGTYTVRVTGYNVPVGPQPFALVITGAGGVSSAGQLSLDRTRYNAATTLEVKVTDLDLDADPSAADEALVLVKSESEAAGESVRLVEVGVHSGIFLGALPTGPAPGEPGDGVLAVSDGCAIVATYQDADDGTGVPTTVTVTAAGDLVPPSISAVTVGPVEQDGAIIRWSTSEPARASVRYGTTAALGAVQSNPLLEIHHAVKLAGLAEATRYAFTAVAADEAGNEAADGASGAPHSFTTSLLPPVLDVQSSRGAETASVDTVLFGTARDPSGIASLSVNARSVAPRATDGYFELMVPLALGPNTFSVTATDGLGQSRSSDITVTRFSLPDLVVTSVTGPAQAGIGTPFTMTAEICNVGPGDTDPALDYFHIGWFLWEADVPGPEVVFLHWQTKQWTGFAAGTCHTFSESVQASSPALLNRRWYLGAAADMTDVFWEEDEGNNDAISTTSFTLGAPDLVAIGIAAPPSVGTGVSFDVATAVSNVGLGAAIGAVADVYLSRDDLITTADRKIASYGLGVLDGGATSSTTTRITLPADVAAATYRMGLILDVSNDIAESSEGNNSLLGPALTVLGPDLVMVSVVGPANVLTGDTAVVHDTVTAGAGGASTAFTVRLYLSADEVIDPTDLLLGERRVPGLAAGGSSTGTTTVTIPSTTSGGTYHLGAIADARAEVLETDETNNATTGGTVRIVGPDLIAVDVTAPSSAFAGASLVIQDTVAAAASGGAAPEFDVAFYLSPDPTITTSDTFVGWRHSSDLAPGASSSASTAITLPTGLPQGTYYLGIVADDFLVCWEDEWEAELCAGGDGAREPDGSNNARSSGPIELLGPDLVVVEVSAPAAAATGTSLTVHDTVTASGGGTSGFYVAYYLSPDAVITSADVYLGGRFVGWLAAGASTTADTVVTVPIALAPGSYRIGAIADYQNGIRERIETNNACAGNPVTVGGADLYVAAFAAPASIQPGAPLSITVTVANSGPGVAGSFAVGLFLSTDPNITTSDRNLANWTIAGLAARTSTTIARTVTLPTGSAGTVYLGVIADRYSRVKEGNEANNALAGEPSRVGPPVLATTQ from the coding sequence ATGAGATCGCCGGGTTGCGTCCTCGCGCTCGCAGGTGCTGTCCTCTTCTGTGCGCCCTCCACTGAACGAAATGAAGCGACGCGCCAGCCGGCGGCGCCGCTCGTGATGGTGAACGGGTACCTCATCGACGTCGCCGGCGGCCGGGAGCCGGCGGTGCCTGCGGAGCTGGAGCCCGCGGTGTCTCCGGGACGCGACGCGCAGGCCGGTGCCCGGATCACCGCCCAGTCGGCGGTCAGCGTGGGACCGGTGACGCGCGCCAGCGCCGGCTCGCCCCGCCCGACCCCGGGTGCGGGCCGCGCGAAGTGGATCGTCCAGCTCTCCGGTCCCGTGCGCGAGACGCACAAGGCGGAGCTCGCGGCGGCCGGCGCGCGCCTCGGCGACTACCTGCCCGAGTTCGCGTTCGTGGCCTCGATGGACGAGGCGACCCGAGCGAAGGTCGCGATGCTCCCGTTCGTGCGCGGCGCCGTCAAGCTGAAGCCGGTCTACAAGATGGCGCGGCAGCTCGCCGACACGTCGGGCGCGATCGAGCTCGAGCCGGGCAGGAGCGTGAGGCTCCTCGTCCGCGTGGACGATCACGATGGCCTCGCCCCCCTGGTTTCGCTCGTACGCGAGCGAAAGGGCAAGATGCTGCACGTTGCGCGGGATGCGGCTTCCATCGAGATCCTGGACGCAGACATCGCCAGCCTGGCCCACCTCGAGGAGGTCCTCTGGGTCGAGCCGGCCCTGCCTGCATATGTCCTGAACGATACGTCTCGCTGGACCATCCAGACGTACGGACCGAGCGACACCTCCATCTCCGACCGCGGCCTCGACGGCCGCGGCCAGATCGTCGCGATCGGCGACACGGGCCTCGACCACGACGCGTGCTGGTTCCGCGATCCGATCGGCGCGGCGGCAGGACCGATGCACCGCAAGGTGGCCGCATACCTGACGGTCGGCGGCGATGACTACGACGGCAATCTCGGCCACGGCACGCACGTGGCCGGCACCGTGGCGGGGGACCAGACCCCCATCACCGGCGGCGCAGCAGCGAACGGCATGGCGCCCGGGGCCCGAGTCGTGGTCACCGACCTGTTCCTCGGAGAGAACAACTGGTTCTCGCCTCCGGCGGATCTCGCTGAGATCTTCACGACGCCGTACGCCCTCGGCGCGCGCATCCACACGAACAGCTGGGGGTCCAGCTCGAACGCGTACGACGCGCTCGCGCGGAGCGCCGACCGGTTCATGTGGGAGCACCCGGACTTTCTCGTGCTGTTCGCGAACGGCAACGCGGGGCCCGACGTGGGCTCGGTGGGAGCGCCCGCGACGGCGAAGAACGTGGTCAGCGTGGGTGCGACGGGGAACGGCCTCGCCGCCGAGGACGTGGCGTCGTTCAGCAGCCACGGCCCGGCCGCCGACGGCCGCACGAAGCCGACGCTCACGGCGCCCGGGGTGGGGATCGTCTCGGCCGATTCGGACGGCACGCCTGCTTCGAACAACTGCAGCACCGTCGCGTTCAGCGGAACGTCCATGGCCACGCCGGCGGCCGCGGGCGCCGCCGCGCTCGTGCGCCAGTACTTCGAGGGCGGCTTCTGGCCGTCCGGCCTCGGGAGCCCCGCCGATGCGCGCTCGCCGTCCGCCGCGCTCGTGAAGGCGACGCTCGTGAACAGCGCCCAGAACGTCGCCGGGGAGAACGGGAACGGCCCGATCCCGTCCACGGGCCAGGGCTGGGGGCGGATCAACCTCTCGAACGCGCTCCGGTTCGCTGCGGACGCAGCGTACCTGGACGTGGTGGAGGTCGCGGCCGGGCTCGAGACCGGCGGCTCCTTCACGAGGCAGGTCTTCTCGACCGGCGCGCAGCCCCTGAAGCTGACCCTGGTCTGGACCGATGCACCCGGCTCGCAGCTCGCTGACCGGAGCCTCGTGAACGATCTGGATCTCGCGGTGACCGTTCCGGGGGGAGCGACCACCTACCTCGGCAACGTGTTCGCCTTGGGCGAATCCGTCGCGGGAGGGGCACCGGACCGGCTGAACGTGGAGGAGCAGGTGCTCCTGGCCGCGCCGACCGTGGGCACCTACACGGTACGGGTGACCGGGTACAACGTGCCCGTCGGGCCACAGCCGTTCGCGCTGGTGATCACGGGCGCCGGAGGCGTGAGCTCCGCGGGCCAGCTCAGCCTGGACCGCACGCGCTACAACGCTGCGACGACGCTGGAGGTCAAGGTCACGGACCTCGACCTGGACGCGGATCCGTCCGCAGCGGATGAGGCGCTCGTGCTGGTGAAGAGCGAGTCGGAAGCCGCGGGGGAGTCCGTTCGCCTCGTCGAGGTCGGCGTGCATTCCGGCATCTTTCTCGGCGCCTTGCCCACCGGACCCGCTCCCGGCGAGCCCGGCGACGGGGTCCTGGCGGTCTCCGACGGCTGCGCCATCGTCGCCACGTACCAGGACGCGGACGATGGGACGGGTGTCCCCACCACGGTGACCGTGACGGCCGCAGGGGATCTCGTTCCACCTTCCATCTCCGCCGTGACCGTCGGGCCCGTCGAGCAGGACGGGGCCATCATCCGCTGGAGCACGAGCGAGCCGGCGCGCGCGAGCGTTCGCTACGGAACGACGGCAGCGCTGGGCGCGGTCCAGTCGAACCCGCTGCTCGAGATCCATCACGCGGTGAAGCTCGCCGGGCTCGCGGAGGCCACGCGATACGCCTTCACCGCCGTCGCGGCCGACGAGGCAGGAAACGAGGCGGCCGACGGCGCCAGCGGCGCGCCCCACTCCTTCACCACGTCGCTGCTCCCACCCGTGCTGGATGTGCAGTCTTCGCGCGGGGCCGAGACCGCCTCCGTGGACACCGTCCTGTTCGGCACCGCGCGTGATCCGTCCGGGATCGCGTCCCTGAGCGTGAACGCTCGGTCCGTCGCACCGCGCGCAACGGACGGGTACTTCGAGCTGATGGTCCCGCTCGCGCTCGGCCCGAACACCTTCTCGGTCACGGCGACCGACGGGCTCGGGCAGTCCCGCAGCAGTGACATCACCGTGACGCGGTTCTCGCTGCCGGACCTGGTCGTGACGAGCGTCACGGGGCCGGCTCAGGCGGGCATCGGGACGCCGTTCACGATGACGGCCGAAATCTGCAACGTCGGCCCCGGCGACACCGACCCGGCGCTCGACTACTTCCACATCGGCTGGTTCCTGTGGGAGGCGGACGTCCCGGGCCCCGAGGTCGTGTTCCTCCACTGGCAGACCAAGCAGTGGACAGGCTTCGCCGCCGGGACGTGCCACACGTTCTCGGAGTCGGTGCAGGCGTCCAGTCCGGCGCTGCTGAACCGGCGCTGGTACCTCGGGGCGGCCGCGGACATGACCGACGTCTTCTGGGAGGAGGACGAAGGAAACAACGATGCGATCTCGACGACCTCGTTCACGCTCGGGGCGCCCGACCTCGTCGCCATCGGCATCGCGGCCCCGCCCAGCGTCGGCACCGGGGTCAGCTTCGACGTGGCGACGGCCGTCTCGAACGTCGGGTTGGGCGCGGCAATCGGCGCCGTCGCGGACGTCTACCTGTCCAGGGACGACCTGATCACGACGGCCGATCGCAAGATCGCCTCCTACGGCCTGGGCGTCCTGGACGGCGGCGCGACCTCGAGCACGACGACGCGCATCACGCTGCCCGCCGACGTGGCTGCCGCCACGTATCGCATGGGACTGATCCTCGACGTCTCGAACGACATCGCCGAGTCGAGCGAGGGGAACAACAGCCTGCTCGGGCCGGCGCTCACGGTCCTTGGGCCCGACCTCGTGATGGTGTCCGTGGTCGGTCCCGCGAACGTCCTCACGGGCGACACCGCGGTCGTCCATGACACGGTGACGGCGGGGGCCGGCGGAGCCTCGACCGCGTTCACGGTCCGGCTCTACCTCTCGGCGGACGAGGTCATCGACCCCACGGACCTGCTGCTCGGAGAACGTCGGGTGCCGGGGCTCGCGGCCGGCGGGTCGTCCACGGGCACCACCACGGTGACGATCCCATCGACCACCTCGGGCGGCACGTACCATCTCGGTGCGATCGCGGACGCGCGTGCCGAGGTGCTCGAGACCGACGAGACGAACAATGCCACGACCGGAGGAACGGTCCGGATCGTCGGTCCTGATCTCATCGCGGTGGATGTCACCGCACCGTCGTCCGCGTTCGCGGGCGCGAGCCTCGTGATCCAGGACACGGTCGCCGCCGCTGCCAGCGGCGGGGCTGCACCCGAGTTCGACGTCGCGTTCTATCTCTCCCCTGACCCGACCATCACGACGTCTGACACGTTCGTCGGATGGCGGCACTCGAGCGACCTCGCGCCCGGTGCCTCGAGCAGCGCGTCCACTGCCATCACGCTCCCGACCGGTCTTCCCCAGGGGACCTACTATCTCGGGATCGTGGCGGACGACTTCCTCGTCTGCTGGGAGGACGAGTGGGAGGCTGAGCTGTGCGCAGGCGGTGATGGTGCCCGAGAGCCGGACGGATCCAACAACGCGCGCAGCAGCGGCCCCATCGAGCTCCTGGGTCCGGACCTCGTCGTGGTGGAGGTGAGCGCGCCCGCAGCGGCGGCCACCGGGACGTCGCTGACGGTTCACGACACGGTCACCGCGAGCGGCGGCGGTACGAGCGGCTTCTACGTGGCGTACTACCTCTCGCCGGACGCGGTGATCACGAGCGCGGACGTGTACCTGGGCGGTCGCTTCGTCGGTTGGCTCGCGGCCGGTGCCTCGACCACCGCCGATACGGTCGTCACGGTACCCATCGCGCTCGCACCCGGGAGCTACCGGATCGGCGCCATCGCCGACTACCAGAACGGGATTCGGGAACGGATCGAGACCAACAACGCGTGCGCCGGCAACCCGGTGACCGTCGGCGGGGCGGACCTCTACGTGGCCGCATTCGCCGCGCCGGCCTCGATCCAGCCGGGCGCGCCGCTCTCGATCACGGTGACGGTCGCGAACTCCGGGCCAGGCGTGGCCGGTAGCTTCGCCGTCGGGCTCTTCCTGTCCACCGACCCGAACATCACCACGTCGGATCGCAACCTCGCGAACTGGACCATCGCCGGGCTCGCAGCCCGGACTTCGACCACGATCGCCAGGACCGTGACGCTGCCCACCGGCAGCGCCGGCACGGTGTACCTCGGCGTGATCGCCGATCGATACAGCCGGGTGAAGGAGGGAAACGAAGCCAACAACGCCCTCGCCGGCGAGCCGTCGCGTGTCGGGCCCCCCGTCCTCGCCACGACCCAGTGA
- a CDS encoding helix-turn-helix domain-containing protein: MPIALPATATSFPGALRRWRRVRSLSQLELALRAGTTQRHLSFIEQGRSHPGREMVIRLAETLGLTLRERNALLLAAGYAPAFPESRLDGPELRATLAALRRVLDGHLPSPAIVVRPTGELVAANAAFDVLAEGAAPRLVTPPVNALRLALHPEGMARRVANLPDWGRHVVEAVRARSLRSPDPHLDALLAELEGYLPAARPGPGHLGFAVPLQLRVPEGELRLITTLTSFATAVDVTLAELQLEAFLPADDRTAALLRRRRSTP, encoded by the coding sequence GTGCCCATCGCGCTCCCTGCCACGGCGACGTCCTTCCCCGGCGCCCTGCGCCGCTGGCGAAGAGTTCGGAGTCTGTCCCAGCTCGAGCTGGCGCTCCGCGCCGGCACGACGCAGCGCCACCTCTCGTTCATCGAGCAGGGCCGCTCTCACCCTGGCCGCGAGATGGTGATCCGGCTGGCCGAGACGCTGGGGCTCACCTTGCGCGAGCGCAACGCGCTCCTGCTCGCGGCGGGGTACGCGCCGGCGTTCCCGGAGTCGCGCCTGGACGGTCCCGAGCTGCGAGCGACGCTGGCCGCGCTGCGGCGCGTGCTGGACGGGCATCTTCCCTCGCCGGCGATCGTGGTGCGGCCCACCGGCGAGCTGGTCGCCGCCAACGCCGCGTTCGACGTGCTCGCGGAGGGCGCAGCCCCGCGGCTCGTGACGCCGCCCGTGAACGCGCTTCGCCTCGCCCTTCACCCGGAGGGCATGGCGCGCCGGGTGGCCAACCTGCCGGACTGGGGGCGCCACGTGGTCGAGGCGGTCCGGGCCCGGAGCCTGCGGAGCCCGGACCCGCACCTCGACGCGCTCCTGGCCGAGCTGGAGGGGTACCTGCCCGCGGCCCGCCCCGGCCCCGGGCACCTGGGGTTCGCCGTGCCGCTCCAGCTGCGCGTGCCGGAGGGCGAGCTGCGCCTGATCACCACCCTGACCTCGTTCGCGACCGCGGTGGACGTGACGCTGGCCGAGCTGCAGCTCGAGGCCTTCCTGCCCGCGGACGACCGCACGGCCGCGCTGCTGCGGCGGAGGAGGAGCACGCCGTGA
- a CDS encoding zinc-dependent alcohol dehydrogenase family protein → MRSWHLDMGAGLSGLRLEEHAEPRPGPGEVVVRVRAASINARELSILFQGRYPLPVKPGVVAASDGAGEVVEIGPGVTGAAVGERVIASIFPRWRDGPFRRETAAQLGGSLDGMLTEYAVLPAEALVRIPPHLSFEEAAALPCAGATAWNALTGGRPLSAGETVLTLGSGGVSLLALQLARSAGARTLVTTSGAARAARLSALGADEVIDREATPDWAAEVRRRTGDAGADHIVEVGGPGTLERSARAVALGGEIAWVGALARAASPPDLTPLWMAAATLRCIAAGSTAQLAAMTRAVAAHRIRPVIAQVFPFAEALAAFACYAAGAALGKILVRV, encoded by the coding sequence GTGAGGAGCTGGCACCTGGACATGGGGGCCGGGCTCTCCGGGCTCCGGCTGGAGGAGCACGCGGAACCGCGGCCTGGCCCGGGCGAGGTCGTGGTGCGCGTGCGGGCGGCCTCGATCAACGCCCGCGAGCTGAGCATCCTGTTCCAGGGGCGCTATCCGCTGCCGGTGAAACCGGGGGTCGTCGCCGCCTCGGACGGTGCCGGCGAGGTGGTGGAGATCGGCCCTGGGGTCACCGGAGCCGCCGTCGGCGAAAGGGTGATCGCCTCGATCTTCCCGCGCTGGCGGGATGGGCCCTTCCGGCGGGAGACGGCGGCGCAGCTCGGCGGATCGCTCGACGGCATGCTCACCGAGTACGCCGTCCTCCCCGCGGAGGCCCTGGTCCGGATCCCGCCCCATCTCTCGTTCGAGGAGGCGGCGGCGCTCCCCTGCGCCGGCGCCACCGCGTGGAACGCGCTCACCGGTGGACGGCCGCTCTCCGCCGGCGAGACGGTGCTCACGCTGGGATCGGGGGGCGTCTCGCTCCTCGCCCTCCAGCTCGCCCGCTCCGCTGGCGCACGAACCCTGGTCACCACCTCGGGCGCCGCTCGCGCGGCTCGGCTGAGCGCGCTGGGAGCCGACGAGGTGATCGACCGCGAGGCCACCCCGGACTGGGCCGCCGAGGTGCGGCGGCGCACGGGCGATGCCGGCGCGGACCACATCGTCGAGGTGGGCGGGCCCGGCACGCTGGAGCGCTCGGCCCGCGCGGTGGCGCTGGGCGGCGAGATCGCGTGGGTAGGGGCGCTCGCCCGCGCCGCGTCCCCGCCAGACCTGACTCCACTCTGGATGGCCGCCGCCACGCTCCGGTGCATCGCCGCCGGGAGCACGGCCCAGCTCGCGGCCATGACGCGCGCGGTGGCCGCGCATCGCATCCGCCCCGTGATCGCCCAGGTGTTCCCCTTCGCCGAGGCGCTCGCCGCCTTCGCCTGCTACGCCGCGGGCGCAGCGCTGGGGAAGATCCTGGTTCGAGTCTGA
- a CDS encoding hybrid sensor histidine kinase/response regulator: MDRDPGHTHEEAAHALELLEFGDAFFELDAQWRIVRVNRRQEELSRKPRSETVGRTLAEVWPELAGPESRYRREYDRCMRERVPVQFQAYYAPLDLWTGVTAYPVSAGGIAVFFRDITRIKRAEQEQTRLAAIVESTDDAIVAKDLDGVILTWNRAAERLFGYAADEVVGRSVTLLIPPDRRHEEAEILAELRAGRRVEHFETQRVRKDGTRLDVSVTVSPVRDEEGRLVGASKIVRDISEQKRSEAVLAAALGRAQEERRRLAAVLEALPAGVVITDAEGGFTEVNAEFKRIWGTPPNPQRMSEYAAWRGWWPDGRPVETREWALSRALSTGDVIVPGDIVDIEKFDGSGRATIINAAAPIRNAEGTIVGAVLAEVDVTEQRRVEDALRRAEEAARASEARFRSVFEQAAVGMGRVRFDDGRWIDVNDAFCRMLGRSREDMLSTPWPAMTHPEDLELDLGPFRRMSAGELDSYTIEKRFLHADGHEVWAKLTLSLVRDARGRPDYEIAIIEDIGDRKRAETALREHEERLRAVMEHMAEGLVIFDPSGNITYQNPASVSIHDRRLAGERRRLDQLVLNWRVRRYPEGIEVPPRDWAIPRVLRGERVQNERFFVDCVEDPGRSFVGIYSGSPVHDAGGKLAYGFLTIEEITEQARAESALRDANEKLREVDRRKDEFLGMLSHELRNPLAPIRNSLYILDHAEPAGQQARRAKDIVARQVEHLTRLVDDLLDVTRIARGKIELRREDLDVVGLARRVAEDHRSLMQGRGVELTIDLLPGALTVNGDPARLTQVLGNLLNNAAKFTPPGGRVTLSVRAEGDRAALRVRDTGPGIAPDVLPTIFEPFFQAKQTLARSEGGLGLGLALVKGLVALHGGEVHAYSAGQGQGTEFVVTVPLAGRGLPAPGEERAAAGAAAAQVHRVLVIDDNRDAADTVAELLAMLGHQVEVAYDAFDALAKVRERVPDVVLCDIGLPGMDGYEFARQFRALTAGRHVRLVALSGYAQPEDIARATEAGFDAHIAKPPDPAHLERLVS; the protein is encoded by the coding sequence ATGGACCGCGACCCCGGACACACGCACGAGGAGGCAGCGCACGCGCTCGAGCTGCTCGAGTTCGGCGACGCCTTCTTCGAGCTGGACGCGCAGTGGCGCATCGTCCGCGTGAACCGGCGGCAGGAGGAGCTCTCCCGCAAGCCGAGGAGCGAGACCGTCGGCCGCACGCTCGCGGAGGTCTGGCCGGAGCTCGCGGGGCCGGAGTCGCGGTACCGGCGGGAGTACGACCGCTGCATGCGGGAGCGGGTGCCGGTGCAGTTCCAGGCGTACTACGCGCCGCTCGATCTCTGGACGGGCGTCACCGCGTACCCGGTCAGCGCGGGCGGCATCGCGGTCTTCTTCCGCGACATCACGCGGATCAAGCGCGCGGAGCAGGAGCAGACGCGCCTGGCCGCGATCGTCGAGAGCACCGACGACGCCATCGTCGCCAAGGACCTGGACGGCGTCATCCTCACCTGGAACCGGGCGGCGGAGCGCCTTTTCGGATACGCGGCGGACGAGGTCGTCGGCCGCTCCGTCACGCTCCTGATCCCGCCGGACCGGCGCCACGAGGAGGCCGAGATCCTGGCGGAGCTGCGCGCCGGCCGCCGGGTCGAGCACTTCGAGACGCAGCGAGTCCGGAAGGACGGAACGCGCCTCGACGTCTCGGTGACGGTCTCGCCGGTCCGCGACGAGGAGGGCCGCCTCGTCGGCGCGTCGAAGATCGTGCGCGACATCTCGGAGCAGAAGCGCTCGGAGGCGGTCCTCGCCGCCGCGCTGGGCCGGGCGCAGGAGGAGCGCCGGCGGCTCGCGGCGGTGCTCGAGGCCTTGCCGGCGGGCGTCGTGATCACCGACGCGGAGGGCGGCTTCACCGAGGTGAACGCCGAGTTCAAGCGCATCTGGGGCACGCCGCCCAACCCGCAGCGCATGTCGGAGTACGCGGCGTGGCGCGGCTGGTGGCCCGACGGGCGGCCCGTCGAGACCCGCGAGTGGGCGCTGTCCCGCGCGCTCTCGACCGGCGACGTCATCGTCCCCGGCGACATCGTGGACATCGAGAAGTTCGACGGCTCCGGGAGGGCGACCATCATCAACGCGGCGGCCCCGATCCGGAACGCCGAGGGCACCATCGTCGGCGCCGTCCTCGCCGAGGTGGACGTGACCGAGCAGCGGCGCGTGGAGGACGCGCTCCGCCGCGCCGAGGAGGCGGCGCGCGCCAGCGAGGCGCGGTTCCGCTCCGTCTTCGAGCAGGCGGCCGTCGGCATGGGCCGGGTCCGGTTCGACGACGGCCGGTGGATCGACGTGAACGACGCCTTCTGCCGGATGCTGGGCCGCTCCCGGGAGGACATGCTCTCGACGCCCTGGCCCGCGATGACGCACCCGGAGGACCTCGAGCTCGACCTCGGGCCGTTCCGCCGGATGTCTGCAGGCGAGCTCGACTCGTACACGATCGAGAAGCGCTTCCTCCACGCCGACGGTCACGAGGTCTGGGCGAAGCTGACGCTCTCCCTCGTGCGCGATGCGCGGGGCAGGCCCGACTACGAGATCGCCATCATCGAGGACATCGGCGACCGGAAGCGGGCGGAGACGGCGCTCCGGGAGCACGAGGAGCGCCTCCGCGCGGTGATGGAGCACATGGCCGAGGGGCTCGTCATCTTCGACCCGAGCGGCAACATCACCTACCAGAACCCGGCCTCGGTCTCGATCCACGACCGGCGCCTGGCGGGGGAGCGGCGCAGGCTCGACCAGCTGGTCCTGAACTGGCGCGTGCGGCGATATCCGGAGGGCATCGAGGTCCCGCCTCGGGACTGGGCGATCCCTCGCGTGCTGCGCGGCGAGCGCGTCCAGAACGAGCGCTTCTTCGTGGACTGCGTGGAGGATCCGGGGCGCAGCTTCGTCGGCATCTACAGCGGGTCGCCGGTCCACGACGCCGGGGGCAAGCTCGCGTACGGCTTCCTCACCATCGAGGAGATCACCGAGCAGGCCCGGGCGGAGAGCGCCCTGCGCGACGCGAACGAGAAGCTGCGGGAGGTGGACCGGCGCAAGGACGAGTTCCTGGGGATGCTCTCGCACGAGCTCCGGAACCCGCTCGCGCCCATCCGCAACTCGCTCTACATCCTCGATCACGCCGAGCCGGCCGGGCAGCAGGCCCGCCGCGCGAAGGACATCGTGGCGCGGCAGGTGGAGCACCTGACGCGCCTCGTGGACGACCTCCTCGACGTCACCCGGATCGCCCGCGGGAAGATCGAGCTGCGCCGCGAGGACCTCGACGTGGTCGGCCTGGCGCGGCGCGTGGCGGAGGATCACCGGTCCCTCATGCAGGGCCGCGGGGTGGAGCTCACGATCGACCTCCTCCCGGGGGCGCTCACCGTGAACGGCGACCCCGCGCGGCTCACGCAGGTCCTGGGGAACCTCCTCAACAACGCGGCGAAGTTCACCCCTCCGGGCGGGCGCGTCACCCTGAGCGTCAGGGCCGAGGGCGATCGCGCGGCGCTTCGCGTCCGCGACACCGGGCCGGGCATCGCGCCCGACGTCCTCCCGACGATCTTCGAGCCGTTCTTCCAGGCGAAGCAGACGCTGGCCCGGAGCGAGGGTGGGCTCGGGCTCGGGCTCGCGCTGGTGAAGGGTCTCGTCGCGTTGCACGGCGGCGAGGTGCACGCGTACAGCGCGGGGCAGGGGCAGGGCACGGAGTTCGTCGTCACCGTCCCGCTCGCGGGGCGGGGCCTGCCGGCGCCCGGAGAGGAACGCGCCGCCGCGGGCGCCGCGGCCGCGCAGGTGCACCGGGTCCTGGTGATCGACGACAACCGCGACGCGGCCGACACGGTCGCGGAGCTCCTCGCCATGCTCGGGCACCAGGTCGAGGTCGCCTACGACGCGTTCGACGCGCTCGCGAAGGTGCGCGAGCGGGTTCCGGACGTCGTGCTCTGCGACATCGGCCTGCCCGGGATGGACGGCTACGAGTTCGCGCGCCAGTTCCGCGCGCTGACCGCCGGCCGTCACGTCCGCCTCGTGGCGTTGAGCGGCTACGCCCAGCCGGAGGACATCGCGCGCGCGACCGAGGCCGGCTTCGACGCGCACATCGCGAAGCCCCCCGACCCGGCGCACCTCGAGCGGCTGGTCTCCTAG